A single region of the Oryzias latipes chromosome 21, ASM223467v1 genome encodes:
- the LOC101169324 gene encoding zinc finger protein 436-like produces MLEKTSEKAQHSGLCSDCGCSFIPLQPGPVPDSTASDSSQHPSSKTDGPSKCPSCQAGGGGSSSSSPPNGQRPHRRIRLDPHSCSLCSKTFVSSAHLALHLASHSKERKFQCGICNKYFHQSSHLVAHKKIHSGDRPFKCPDCGKTFGRASHLKTHRRLHTGEKPFKCTFCGKSFTQKAGLLAHVRLHTEEKVYKCKKCGLAFHSLSLLLSHKAEEASGEAKAAPAPLLSQPQEAQSSAEDLKCGVCCRTFVRSSYIRLRVRLKKGQRPYHCKVCNKTFVKLDTFVNHCDKHLRQKKEKNKDVKGKVVKPPLFVPISRQLSPEGFSSQGSPSEVSTRSKSKTKIKIET; encoded by the coding sequence ATGCTGGAGAAAACCAGTGAGAAGGCGCAGCATTCTGGGCTCTGCTCAGACTGTGGTTGCAGTTTCATCCCACTTCAGCCGGGCCCCGTTCCAGATTCCACCGCCTCCGATTCCTCCCAGCACCCGTCAAGTAAAACAGACGGTCCCTCCAAATGCCCGTCCTGCCAGGCGGGCGGCGgtgggagcagcagcagcagcccccCCAATGGACAGCGACCCCACAGGCGCATCCGCCTGGATCCGCACAGCTGCAGCCTGTGCTCCAAAACGTTCGTCTCATCGGCCCATTTGGCTCTTCACCTGGCCTCCCACAGCAAAGAGAGGAAGTTTCAATGTGGCATCTGCAACAAGTATTTCCATCAGTCCTCCCACCTGGTGGCCCACAAGAAAATCCATAGTGGAGACCGGCCGTTCAAGTGCCCCGACTGTGGGAAGACTTTTGGCCGGGCTTCACACCTAAAGACGCACCGCCGGCTCCACACTGGCGAGAAACCCTTTAAATGCACCTTCTGTGGCAAGTCCTTCACCCAGAAGGCCGGGCTTCTGGCGCATGTCCGCCTGCACACTGAGGAGAAGGTATACAAGTGCAAGAAGTGCGGCCTGGCGTTTCACTCCTTGTCGCTGCTGCTCTCTCACAAAGCCGAGGAGGCCTCCGGGGAGGCCAAAGCCGCCCCTGCCCCTCTGCTCAGCCAGCCCCAGGAGGCGCAAAGCAGCGCCGAGGATCTGAAGTGTGGGGTCTGCTGTCGCACATTTGTGCGCTCCTCCTACATCCGGCTGCGCGTGCGCCTGAAAAAAGGACAGCGGCCCTACCACTGCAAGGTTTGCAACAAGACTTTTGTCAAGCTGGATACATTTGTGAACCACTGCGATAAACACCTGAggcagaaaaaggagaaaaacaaggACGTGAAAGGGAAAGTTGTCAAACCCCCCCTCTTCGTCCCCATCTCCCGGCAACTTTCTCCTGAGGGCTTCTCTTCTCAGGGTTCCCCCTCCGAGGTCAGCACACGCTCCAAAAGCAAAACCAAGATTAAGATCGAGACTTAA